The Silene latifolia isolate original U9 population chromosome X, ASM4854445v1, whole genome shotgun sequence genome contains the following window.
TTGACAGttatacccctctcatttcccCTTCcaatttctctctctaatttctctCTAATCTATTCTCTCTAATTCTCTCTAATTTTACATATTATTCTCCTCTAATTTCACCCACCCTATGTACTGCGTTCATAACAATTTACAATAATTCGCAACCCACATTATCACTCGGGTCTCTACACCAAACATTTGTGTCAATGAATAGacttatttttgtgattttaagcTCTAACATCAAATCATCAATACCAGCAAGCAGGGAGTAAATATTTGCATTGGCAAATTGAACATTGaaggaaagaaaagagaaagaaagaaagaaatatgTAACCTGTAGTACATGCTGTACTACATTGAATAAAACCAAAAACCTACTGTACAATTTAGAAACAAACCACGACGATCATTTGCGCGTATTCGCCAACACTTGTCGGCTGCTGCCAAGCCACTTCTACCATAACACATCAATCGACCTTCGACCCCTAATTAATTTTAAGGTAAATCGTAattaaaaaagaacaaaaattatAACACACCAATCGACCCCTCAaaataattttaattattaaCGAAAAAGCATTAAATACCCACTCTATTTTCGAATAAGCATTCATAGTTGAAGAATTTGAAGGAGGTTGAAAGAGTTTAAAGATTCAATAATGGGAAAAATGTAGAGAAAATTAGGTTTTGATATTTTTTAAGGTAAGGGTAGAAAAATGGAAAATTTGGTGCAAAAAGTACTATAATGAGTAAAaattgtactgcgaaaataaattccgTTTTTAAATTAATAGAATAAATTGATGCTTAAATTAAAGATTCTACTCCCTCCCATTTCCTATGTTGTTCCCCTTTCCCTTAACATCCAATTTCATTgttgttccctctttccttttttggacaagtttgtgtggTCAAAAATCAACTACATGTGGGGTCATGTCTAATGTGTGGTGCAAATTGATTGTCTTAATTCTTaagggaaaaagaaaagggaacaacataggaaataggagggagtattatcacTTGATATATTTGTGAATTCGATGCATAATTCTTCAAGTTGCCAAGAATTTGATTGATTTTTCCTAGAGTAGTGGGAAGAGAGAATTTTTTTGTCTTTTAGAAGAAGGGTAGGTGAtggaaagaaaatgaaaaaacgtACATAAAAAAGTAAAAATTgtacatgaaagagcaactacGTTGTTTTTTGGGCGCTATTCATAGCTGGGAAGAATCTTCGATACAACTTTTAATATATAACATAAAAGATAATCACATGAGATCTTGTTTAAATTAtctaatttttatattttttactccctcctattctacataaactttcatctttcctttttcatctatttaCAATACCTTctctatttccttatttagtaaagttttatacttattttaatcattttaccccacaacaataccccaccccacaacaatacttattttaatcaacttactcacaacaatacttattttaatcaccccatccacaataataccccataataccttccctctctctaaTTACCAAACTCACTACAAtattttaccttattttaatctctctccttaattctagtgcccCCAAGAATAAGGAggtttatctagaataggagggagtattaatatATAACTAaagataaaaacaaaaaaaaaaaaacgagcattgatatacgtgtataaagcaaatgtataaaattgaatgaaaaagaagaagtaCAAGGATACGAATATACAATCATACTTTCATTAGATTGCGTATCATGTCTAAATTGCAGTGTGTCAAGTTTAGGAGCTAATTATAGATCCAACCCGAAGGGTGGGTAGCCTTAACCGATGTATTAACAGGTAAGCTCAAAGGCTGTTCCCGTCCCTGTCAGGGAGATGTTAACCATCTCCTTTCTATGAACACATGCTTAAGAGCTACTCCGTATAATTTGTTCAATGAAAACAAAGGTAACAAGCTGACGAATTTCAAACCCAAAGCGAAATCTACCAATTGCTTTGCATTAGTATATGAACTTATGAGCATCCTCAAGTTCACCTCAAAACCGAAATAAACGACCTATATATCTACGTCAAAGAATACGATGATATTCATGAACAAAATCTTAAATATGAACTCTAGTTAAATAGAGTCAATATAAATTAAATGGAGGGAGTAACTAACTACACatcccgaaaaaaaaaaaaaaaaaaaaaaagatctatACAAACCACATACCCTTAAACTGCATTTCGCTTCAGTTTTTCCTGCAGGAACGCCTGGAAGATAAAAGAAAACTGAGATTACATATTTGATGAAACACCTCGAACACCCGGTGGTCTTTGGAGCAATAAAGGAAAATGACTGTGGATGTGGATCTTAAATTGTGCGAGTAGACTTTGGAAAATGCACTTCTCGACACAATTTTCATCATGGGTAAACAGCGGTCCGGATTCTCTCCATTATATTTACCTTCTCTGCATTACCTATCCATTACTTATCAATGGACCACCGGATTGCTTCTGAGGACAAAATAAAGGGCCCGGATTAGTTTTGGGCActttaatttttcaaattaaatcCTACCCATTAATAGGCAATGGAGAGGAGGAGataatggagaggatccatatGCGGTAAAAACAGCCTCACAAATACTACAGTAAGACCAGTAAGCCAGCTGTGTCCTGTAAAATGTAAAAACGGTAAAGAGAAGGCAGAACTTACAGCTTGAGAAGGTATATACAGCACATTCTAAGCTCCAGTGTATTGCAAGAAGTCCATATCGTCAACAGCTAAAAACTCGTCCCCTAAGCTAAATCCTTCGATTCCAGGGATGTCAAATTGATCCAAATCTAAAGAAAGACCATGCAAGGGAGATCCAAAATTACTTCCAAGGGACCTATTTCCATCAACGCCAAATTCATCTACACCAAAATGGTGCAAATTCCCTTCAGATACCTCATCTCCAATCTGACCAATCGTGGGACGTTGAGCTTGTTCTTCATCATGCCTTTGACCAAATTGAATCGTCGGATTATAGTTAGAATCATTGTGTCGCAGCTCAGTATTTTGTACACTTGAGTAGAGGAAAGGCTGCTGGTTCCCAACGTATAAGTTCTGGCCGGATAATAAACTAGTATGAGGAAGAGAAGAGAAGTGACTAAACTGATTAAACTCCAAAACTGGAGGGTTGTATTGTTCCAAATAATTATTGTCACTAGGCAACAGAGGCTCCATAGCGCCATTTTCTTGATGGGTGACATGCATATGGTATCCGTTTGAAGATGCATTATTATGTTCCACATCGAGTACTTGAATGTTGGATTCACCAGTTGCGTTCTCGCTTCTTGATGGTACAGGCCTCTCAGCACTTTGTGCTGATTGCTGACCATCTTTAGATTGGGTAGGCCTACCGAAAGGTAGGGTTCGCTGTTCATCCTGCTGTTGAGAGGACTTCTTCTGTTCACTATGACTTGGACATACACGAGATCGTTTTCTCTTGGATTGTTTTACAACCCCGTCCTTAACAATACCATTGCTTCTCTTGGTTTGTTTCTCAATTGAGCCTGTTATCTCCGCATCATTCTGTTGCTTATTCCTATCATTTTTAGAGCTGGACCCCACAACAGCATCATCAATACCGTCTACATCATAGTCGCTGTCACTACTAAGAGCAGATTTCTTCTTCGCCCCACGTGGGCTCGCTGGACTTCCTGTCGTACCAGACACCCCATTGTCACTACCAGGCAGGCTAATAAGAGATTCCTCCCGATTCAATACTGCTAACCAAATCGAACTCTCCTTGGCAGTCATCTTGTCTTGCAAGCATTTCGACTGTCTCACCAACCTTCTAATTTTTGCTATATCAGGCGACATATGCTTAATCACAGCTGTCAAAACCCCAACCTTCCACATCTTTTTTAGGTCATGTGGTTTCTTATACGGAGGAGTCTGACCCTTGGGTAAACCTTGCTCTGACCACCATTCCTCGTTGCCTAATGGCCACCATGGCGGAGGAACACCCTTCTCAAGTGGATACTTCCTTTGTGGAGGGTCACAATGCTGCATCAAAGACGACAAAAGTGATCCCAATGTAGCATCTTGCAAGTCTTGAAGAATGCCTTGACCATTCCCATTCCCATTCGCTTTGTTAGCCACCTCCGCCACTGCCGCCAACTCAGCCTCGTACTTAGCTATAGCAGCTGGACCATTCTTGTCAAATTTCACCTTCTCTTTCCACCAAGCCCTTAAATTATCTGATGCACCGCTAACTGGTTTTCCCTTCTCGGGAATTATCCCATACACAAAACCCCTTGCTTTACAAACCTCCATCAACTTCAACATGTACTTTAAAATTCCATCTTGGGCTCTAGACATTTTCTTCCTCCTAGCTTGATCACTAACTGACTTGGGCTTTTGCTTTTCGGCAGCCAGTTGGGCAGCATGTTTTTGTCTCTCCTTGAGCCTCTTGAGTTTGATACGGTCCTTCCACATCCGCTTTTCCAATTCATCTGGCCCAATCTCTTCATCGCTGACATCTTTTTCCTCTATGTTCTCGCACCTTAGATCATCGGCCTCTAAATCCGAGCTACAATCAATCAACAAGAACACCCCCCAATAAATCCCACAATTAAACAATATAACAATAGTATCGATAAGAGTTTGCTTGAATCGACGATCATTATTCAAGGTATAATTAATGAAGGAAAGATACAATTTAGAAGGGATGGTGCCATGGTGGTGGTGAATAGAGGAAACAGATAAAGATAGgctaatacaacaacatcagagccttaatcccaaaatgatttggggtcggctgacatgaatcatcctttagaaccgtccatgggtgaatgcacacctcaaaaatgcgaaaaaaatagaaaagaaaaagtgaaaaacaaaaggggagtgaaacataatacaaagatAGGCTAATAACAACCCCATTAAGGGATAATACTGTAATAGGTACCCGCCTCCTCCTAGAGTAATGTAGGATCGCCATATAAGAGCGATACTTCCTCATCACCTCTTTATCCTTCCTTCACCACCATCATTTTTTCCTCTCCATGGTCTCCATTACCCCATAATAATTACCCTCAATTCAAGCGACCCGTTAGAGGTAAACGATCTTACAAGTTACATCACATCATACATTGACACAAGTAGTAAAACCAATACTCACCAATTTTAAGAACAACTCATTCGAAAACATAATCACAAATTAGAGAGATGTCCAATATCAGATTAGTAACAACGAACTAGAAGCAAACCTTGCATACTACCAACAAGCAATATATACTCCCCCCATCCCAATCATACATTTGATTTAAATACCCCTCAAAATTAAACATTTTGCcaaattcacaaattctcattatagatgggagatatccgtctatagttatagacgggccaaatatccacctactttaagcataagacaagcaaTGGTGGGcacaaaaatgtcaccacttttaagcatatttgacccgtatttcactttagacggatatatctgtcTATAGTTGGACTAATTGTGCCAAATTATAGTTCGTACTCCCTCTATTAATTTCATTTCATTTGCAACTCCTCGTATATATTGAATAAACGTATGAAAATGAAATGAACGAGCGACTATACCATAAAATCAGCATCACAACAGTGTAATAACTTATCAAACACAAACATCACATTCCCATTAATAGTAATCACAAAACCCATTCAATGATCAAAATAGAGCAACATAAATACATAATCCTGAAACTAGTCATTAAACTATAATCTCCGTcgcaattatttgtttacctttgattaaaatacttctTACAatgaaacgtaaacaaatgactgagacggaaaGAGTACAAGTACTTGTTTTGATTTCCGTCACATTTTGAAAAACGAATACAACGAAACGGGCAATGCATACCTGTAATCAGGTCCCACATCTGCAAGTTCCCCCATGAATACCAAACTAGAATCCTTGATCAAATctatcaaataaaaaaaaataaaaaataatcaaaaattccctaaaaatCCCTAAAAATCCAAACTTTACGATAAAGATTGGAAATTATTGATTAAGGGAGTATCAGCAGATTGAAAAAATTGGGTTTTACACAAAttgaaaatcaaacaaaaacccCTTTACAAATTTGATAAAAGATTGAATTTTTTtgataaagattgaaactttatgATGATTATGGGATTAATTGATAGGAGGGAGTAGAGTGGAAGAAGTGATTTTGGATTTTGAgagaaattgggttgaaaatttatTGAAATCGATAGAAAATCAATTGAAACAAATCGAAAAAAAAGGACGATTTTTGGGCTTTCTGCTCTTATCACGGTGCTTTGCAGCTTTGCAAGAGTTCTGCTTTGGCACACGGGGGTTGGGACTCGTGACCCGCAAAAAGGTCCTGTGCTTTGTCACGGTCTACGGACTCGTATAGTCGTATATGAATACTTACACTCAATCGACAAGTTAAAAGACAATTGAGATTCTCTCCATTTATGCCTCTCTCCATTTCCTTCCATTTCTTATTAACGGTCAAGATTTCGTTTTGAAACGATCTAACGATTGATTGTTTGATGAGATGGAGGATGAATAATAatttaatattgttgtattagaggAAATGgaaagaaatggagagaaaataaaatggagaggatccatacTCGTTAAAAGAGTCCAGTGATTATTTTCTCCCTAAAATATACACGGAATAAATGTATAGTTAAATGAAATTAATTTGTTTTTGATATAGCTAAGGTCCTCTATGGGGTAACTCAGTTAGTCAATTGTGCCAATCGTCTCGGCCTAGGTTTGGAGTCTATCCCGAACCTCTAACTCCGCGCGGGATGCTAGTGAATGAAAGGAAAGATGCGCGTCCGGCCACTTGGCCCGGGCTCGAATTGAAAATTTAGGGATAAACAAACAACTCAGAAGGATTATAATCAAACCGTTCATTCTGAATTTCTAAAAAAGCGACTTGTAAATACTTGCTTATTTTATTTaaaatctgaacaacctgagctCAAAAATGAAATGACTCGTGAATAATTGTAGTCTTACACACAAATACTCCGTATACCACATTCCAACGTACCCGCCCGGCGCCCGACCGCCCACAAACCATGACTCTCTcaatttatttttttctttaCCTTTTCACAAATAACGTTCTATACACAAATTGTTGTGTGAGACCATTTTACTCATAAGACTAGTCTATTAATAAAAAGCCCAAATAGATTACTCAAtaaatttgtaaaaaaaatattttattttgataacctaaaaTTTTAGATTGATAACCTGTATATTTAAATGTGTTAATTTTCATCATAAAATGTCGAGTTGttaaaataaaattgaaatataaattaaattaaattttataattaGGCTTATCTCCTTTTGAGTCAGTCTTATGCTATATGACTGTCTTATAGAAGAATTGCTGCTATCTATAATAACACTAATTGTTCTATAAGACCAATCTAATAATAAGATGGGCCCAAATTAAAATAAGCCCAAACTATATTCAGTTTCTCATCTCCTTTCAGAGTCCCACGTCCTCCCAAAGCCATTGATGCCCATATTTCATCTCCAGTATTGACTATTCGACTCGAGTCAACCGACCACCTGCCCCACTTATAAATGACTATTGAAATTTGAATGCTAAAAGAGCTGTTACAAATATTCATATTTACagcaataatattagttattaaggctGTAAATATTTCTCCTTAATGACTCCATTATTCCAGCCAATAATGACAATTAATCCCTTGATTTACTCCTTGTAACTGATGTATTGTTACACTATATAAGGAGATTGATTGTTTGTGAATTGACACAGAAAAATAAATCAATATATTACATACTACAATATAGCTACAAACTAGATACGTAAAGCTACCATCACTAAGTGTGCAAGTGGTTTTGGGGTGTGAAGAATATCGGGTTTATTGTACCCGTCGGGTTGACGTAAGTGGACGGAGGACAGCACAAGCTACCAGTACGAGTACCGTAATAAGGTGAGTTCTTccaacagtggtatcagagccatctTGTGTTTTGGCCTCTGTCCCGTATGTGTTTGTATTAATTCGACTTAGTGATATCGTATCCTTGTTTCGAATAGTGTAATACATACCCGTATAATGATAATGAAACATtcgttgtctttttttttttttttttttatataaatctgtttttttttaaaaaagaaagaaaacatcTTTTAACAGTATGAAGATATTACTTATTTTCTCCCCTCTTCCCATAGTTAAACTCCATACCTTAACAGGACTCCGACCTTTTCTTGTTTTTGTAACGAGATTAGCCCGACCCATTGTTTTTGAATAACCGACCGCGATCTAACATAATGTGGCGGCGCGTGTGAGTCACGGTCCACCATTAAAAGTCGCGCGTTCGGAGCGTGATCCGTCTCGAAATAACCGTCTGCCGCCGATCTACGTGATTGTGGTGGTCGTTCtcacctttaattttatttttatttgtgtAAATTTAAAGGAGACCCAATTTGTTTGAAGGTTATTAAATGGGTAATAAAGAAAAACATGAGTAATGTGGGAAGAGTCTTGGTTTATCATTCTATTTagttggggggttttaattgtgtTTTTTGACAGCCCCAAATGACAGTAGAAAGAAGggaaaaatttgttttttttgttttggtagGGATGAAGTTGGCGAGGGATGTTAATAATGGCTTCTTAAAACATTGACTTATTCTCTACAATCCTAATACATTtaaaatttttattattattttatttggtGGAGTACAACTTTTTTTCTATAATGCCTTACAACTGTAATCATGTTGTCAATAGTACATATTGGTATGTTTTGATGTTGGTACAGTTTTTATCCGCTGCGCATTCTACAACTTCttaaaaattctgtttttttttgaaTTGTTGCGTGTACGTATTTTTACTTTAATACGAATTAGTTTTGTATGTCATCACTTTTATCATCGTGGATATGTTTCACTTGAGATTacaataattatgtaattttgttttacatacatttaatattttagtaatattataaatattgTATAATGCTAATTTGTTTGGCTCAAATTTATTTAAATGATCATGTTTCATAATAAATTTGAAGTAGTGAAAATTAATTTTTTTAGAATTTTATAGTTTATGTCCTCGTGTGATGATTATGAGCCTAGCGATTTTTTCGAACATGAGATATAAATGATGGATTTTCTTTGGTAATTTAATTTTTCGAGTCGTGCCTAATGTCCATTTATTGAAATATATGCTTGTAGATGGCTAAAAATATGATTGGTGACCTGTCCACAACCGAGAAACTTGATGGGACTAACTACGATATGTGGCATAGGAAGATTCAGTATCTTCTTAATGAGCGCGAGGTTTTGGATACCTTGACCATCTATTTGCCAAGCCAAAGGAACCTACGGATCCTATTGGCAAAGATGATGACAAGTATTTTGAGGACTTGGAGCTCCACAATGTTTGGTTCAGAAAAGATCGTTCTGCACGCTTTACTAtgttgttttgcatgcataatgATCTCATTGGAGAGTTTGAGACATGTCCCACTGCTAAGGACATGTGGGACAAGCTTAAGGTCACATTTGGTCAGACATCAGCGACGAGGCTCCGTGCTTTGAACCTGAAGTGGATGGATTATACTATTAATCCTAAACAAAATGTCACCGAGCATCTACGCACTATGAGTGCCATGATACGTGATCTAAAGGGTTTGGGCGAGAAGTGCACGATGAGGAACAGATAGTGAATGTGCTTCGCTCTCGCCTTCTAACACTTTGAAGAGTGGAAGAATTTTAAACTCCTCATGGCTCATAGTGAAAATGTGAAGACATTTCTTTGAGCTAGCTAAGCATGTCGAAATGGAAGTAGAGCGCCAAAAGGCTCTAAGTCCTTCCACTCCTGCTTTGTTGCTCTTCTTTGTTCAAGGTACGTCCAAGAACAACAAAGGGAAAAAGCTAAAGGGTCGTCGCCCTAATCAAACTCCTGGACCACGTGGTGGTGTCCAAAAACAACACAAGGCAAAAGGCCGTAAAGAGACAAATGTGGCACGTGTGAAGTGCTACAACTGTGGAAAGAAGGGACATTTTGCTCGTGATTGTTCCGAGCCAAAGAAGGTACCTTTCTTGATTCATAGTCATGAATTATTTGTTTGTTCTCATGCATTAGTTGCTAACTCTCTTCCTAATTGGATTGTAGATTCGGGAGCAAGCAAGCACATAGTTCGTGATAGAGACGGATTCGTGGACTTTCATCGTTTTCCGGTGGGTTCACAAACTGTCATGCTTGGCAATGGCAGTACGGAAGACGTCTTGGGAGTAGGAACTTACCAAATAAAGCTCCGTGGTGGCAATGTGTTGCTTCTACATGATGCTCTTTATGCGCCTGGAGTCCAATGTTGTTTAGTTTCAGTTATTAGTTTGTTGAAACTTGGTTTTGTTTTCAATTTCACTTCAAGTAGTTTGGACATTTTATATCATGACGATTTGTTTGGTCGTGGTATTTTGAACAATGGTTTCTTTGTACTTGATTTGGATGATTCTTATGATAATTCGTCGTTTGCTTTAGTTTCTCGTTTTGATGTCGATTCTGAATCTGTTAAATGGCATGCTAGACTTGGTCATATAGGCCAAGAAAGAATGAATAGACTAGCCAAAGATGGTCTATTAGATAAGCTTACAAGGGTTAAGTTGCCCATATGTGAGCCTTGTTTAGCTGGAAAAGCCAGCAAGAAACCTTTTAGTAAGGCTTCTCGAGCTTCAACTCCCTTAGAGTTGATTCATTCTGACATTTGTGGGCCTTTAAATGTGAAGGCTCGTCATGGTGCTACATATTTCCTCACTTTTATCGATGACTATTCGCGTTTTGGTTACGTGTATTTGTTGTCTCACCGTTATGAAGCGCTTGATACGTTCAAACGTTTTGTTACGGAAGTTGAGAACCAATTGGAACGAAAAGTTAAGACACTTCGAACTGATCGTGGTCGCGAATACCTTTCAGATATGTTCGAAGGGTTTTGTGGGGAAAAGGGTATACGTAgacaactcacaattccttatactccacaacaaaatggtgttgcGGAAAGAAGGAATCgtaccttacttgatatggttagGTCTATGATGGCACAAGCCAACTTACCTATTAGTTATTGGGGAGACGCGTTGCTTACGGCAACCTATATCCTTAATCGTGTACCAAGTAAGAGTGTACCCGTTACTCCATATGAGTTGTGGAATAATAGAGAGCCTTCTTTGGACCATTTACGCCCATGGGGTTCGGCAGGCTATGTGCATAACCAGACTCACAAACATGGCAAGCTTGGTCCAAGAGCAACCAAAATGGTGTTCATTAGATATCCCGAACGCTCGAAAGGGTATGTGATGTTTGGTGAGCATCCGAATGGTGGCATGACCGAAATTGATTCACGTAATGTCAATTTTCTTGAGGATGAGTTCCCAAGTATTGGTGAAATCAAGACCGATCTCGACTTGTATGAGTTACAAGAACTATCTTTAGGTGAAGGGGAGGAAtttaggccttctagtatcacCTTAGATAGTTTAAATCCTACCAATGAAGGAAATGATAGGAATAGTCCTACGATTCCAAGGGATGAGAACTTACTTGCTAATGAAGATCAAGTTGAAAATGAGATTCGTCCTCAATTTTCAAGTGTGGAACAAGAGACTAGTTCTCAAGTTCCGAATTCCACTTCTTTAGTAGATAGTGGGAGAGATACTTCACTTGGTGAAGCAAGTAATGTTGATGAGCGAAGAAGTGAACGCGGGAGAGTTCCTAAACGATTCTTTGATATCGAAAAGCGAGCTTTTCTTTGCACCCTTCCCGAGATCGATGAGCCTACTTCTTTTAAAGAAGCTATGGATTCACCAAATAGTCAAGAATGGATGGATGCTATGAGAGATGAGATGGACTCAATGGCAAGTAATAAGGTTTGGGAACTTGTTGATCTTCCGCCTAACCGTAAGTCAATTGGGAACAAATGGGTTTTCAAAGTGAAACGTAAAGCGGATGGGTCAATTGACAAGTTCAAGGCCCGACTAGTGGCGAAAGGTTTCACCCAAATTGAGGGTGTTGACTATGATGAGACATTTTCTCCTGTGGTGAGATTTGCCTCTATTCGCCTCCTGCTAGCCCTAGTTGCCCATTTGGACTTAGAGCTGTTCCAAATGGACGTAAAGACTGCTTTTCTCAATGGAACACTTGAGGAAGAGATCTACATGGATCAACCTATTGGGTTTGTCTCAAATGGTCAAGATGATAAAGTGTGTCATCTTCAAAGATCCATATATGGTCTAAAGCAATCTTCTAGGCGATGGTACTTCAGATTCCATGAGGCCATTACTGCTTTTGGCTTCTATAT
Protein-coding sequences here:
- the LOC141619452 gene encoding ETHYLENE INSENSITIVE 3-like 3 protein isoform X2 — translated: MWKDRIKLKRLKERQKHAAQLAAEKQKPKSVSDQARRKKMSRAQDGILKYMLKLMEVCKARGFVYGIIPEKGKPVSGASDNLRAWWKEKVKFDKNGPAAIAKYEAELAAVAEVANKANGNGNGQGILQDLQDATLGSLLSSLMQHCDPPQRKYPLEKGVPPPWWPLGNEEWWSEQGLPKGQTPPYKKPHDLKKMWKVGVLTAVIKHMSPDIAKIRRLVRQSKCLQDKMTAKESSIWLAVLNREESLISLPGSDNGVSGTTGSPASPRGAKKKSALSSDSDYDVDGIDDAVVGSSSKNDRNKQQNDAEITGSIEKQTKRSNGIVKDGVVKQSKRKRSRVCPSHSEQKKSSQQQDEQRTLPFGRPTQSKDGQQSAQSAERPVPSRSENATGESNIQVLDVEHNNASSNGYHMHVTHQENGAMEPLLPSDNNYLEQYNPPVLEFNQFSHFSSLPHTSLLSGQNLYVGNQQPFLYSSVQNTELRHNDSNYNPTIQFGQRHDEEQAQRPTIGQIGDEVSEGNLHHFGVDEFGVDGNRSLGSNFGSPLHGLSLDLDQFDIPGIEGFSLGDEFLAVDDMDFLQYTGA
- the LOC141619452 gene encoding ETHYLENE INSENSITIVE 3-like 3 protein isoform X1 encodes the protein MGELADVGPDYSSDLEADDLRCENIEEKDVSDEEIGPDELEKRMWKDRIKLKRLKERQKHAAQLAAEKQKPKSVSDQARRKKMSRAQDGILKYMLKLMEVCKARGFVYGIIPEKGKPVSGASDNLRAWWKEKVKFDKNGPAAIAKYEAELAAVAEVANKANGNGNGQGILQDLQDATLGSLLSSLMQHCDPPQRKYPLEKGVPPPWWPLGNEEWWSEQGLPKGQTPPYKKPHDLKKMWKVGVLTAVIKHMSPDIAKIRRLVRQSKCLQDKMTAKESSIWLAVLNREESLISLPGSDNGVSGTTGSPASPRGAKKKSALSSDSDYDVDGIDDAVVGSSSKNDRNKQQNDAEITGSIEKQTKRSNGIVKDGVVKQSKRKRSRVCPSHSEQKKSSQQQDEQRTLPFGRPTQSKDGQQSAQSAERPVPSRSENATGESNIQVLDVEHNNASSNGYHMHVTHQENGAMEPLLPSDNNYLEQYNPPVLEFNQFSHFSSLPHTSLLSGQNLYVGNQQPFLYSSVQNTELRHNDSNYNPTIQFGQRHDEEQAQRPTIGQIGDEVSEGNLHHFGVDEFGVDGNRSLGSNFGSPLHGLSLDLDQFDIPGIEGFSLGDEFLAVDDMDFLQYTGA